A single window of Paenibacillus sp. FSL H8-0537 DNA harbors:
- a CDS encoding ABC transporter ATP-binding protein, with protein MEKVLTMNKLYKSYSDFSLNNINLELMQGDIMGLIGENGAGKTILMKLLLNLLSPEKGELIVFNKSYADHSSYIKNRIGVVFDENYLHGLLTPKQINLIMSSIYERWNQKTYYYYLDNFNLPLNKKINELSKGMKVKLNFSVALSHKPELLLLDEATSGLDPVMRIEILDVLKEYVTENNSCVLISSHILSDVERIANKITFMHKGKIVFTENVSNITQHGNLENIMRSYIKGESSDARSNY; from the coding sequence TTGGAAAAAGTACTAACTATGAACAAGCTCTACAAGAGTTATTCTGATTTCTCATTAAATAATATAAATTTAGAATTGATGCAAGGCGATATCATGGGTTTAATCGGAGAAAATGGAGCTGGAAAAACGATACTAATGAAATTACTTCTGAATCTGTTAAGCCCCGAAAAAGGAGAACTTATTGTATTCAATAAAAGTTACGCCGATCATTCATCGTACATAAAAAATAGAATAGGGGTCGTTTTTGACGAAAATTACTTGCACGGACTTCTGACTCCTAAACAAATAAATTTGATAATGTCTAGTATCTATGAACGATGGAATCAAAAGACGTACTATTATTATTTAGATAATTTCAATTTACCCTTAAACAAAAAAATAAATGAATTATCGAAGGGCATGAAAGTAAAATTAAATTTTTCTGTTGCATTGTCGCATAAACCTGAACTATTACTATTAGACGAAGCTACCAGCGGGCTAGACCCTGTTATGAGAATTGAAATTTTAGATGTCCTGAAAGAATATGTTACGGAAAATAACAGCTGCGTTCTCATATCATCTCATATATTATCAGATGTTGAACGTATAGCTAATAAAATTACCTTCATGCACAAAGGAAAAATAGTATTTACAGAAAATGTTTCAAATATAACTCAGCATGGGAACCTTGAAAACATCATGAGATCATATATTAAAGGGGAGTCATCTGATGCAAGGTCTAATTATTAA
- a CDS encoding ABC-2 transporter permease, with translation MQGLIIKDLLVLKSKMKIIPFILLFILAILAIYYLGSTGVLALNVFFPVYFCALTIPVFQEDEKAGWHNYVLASPLSKKQIVISRYIVSFSIITFSLISLLLLNIFYYYLFSDLSFSVHILTLFAALCLAFIYLSLLIPSIYYSGTNGSSIVMLIFILLFSAGAFLINSGMLTVDTLVSIHPLFLAGSLLLLALITILISLLISMKVFLTSQSI, from the coding sequence ATGCAAGGTCTAATTATTAAAGATTTATTAGTGTTAAAAAGCAAGATGAAGATCATTCCTTTTATCCTTTTATTCATTTTAGCTATTTTGGCTATTTATTATCTAGGTTCCACTGGTGTATTAGCTTTGAATGTGTTTTTCCCAGTCTATTTCTGCGCCCTTACAATACCTGTATTTCAGGAAGATGAAAAAGCAGGCTGGCATAATTATGTTTTAGCTTCACCGCTATCGAAGAAGCAAATTGTGATTAGTCGATATATTGTGAGTTTTTCTATTATTACATTTTCATTAATAAGCTTATTATTGTTGAATATTTTTTATTATTACTTATTTAGCGACCTTTCATTTTCAGTTCATATCCTTACCTTATTCGCGGCATTGTGCCTGGCTTTTATTTACTTATCATTGCTCATTCCCTCTATATACTATAGTGGAACAAATGGCAGTTCTATTGTGATGTTGATTTTTATATTGTTATTCTCTGCTGGTGCTTTTCTTATTAACTCTGGAATGCTAACGGTTGATACATTGGTCTCTATCCATCCATTATTTTTAGCAGGCAGTTTACTGCTTTTAGCGCTAATTACAATCCTAATATCTCTACTTATTTCCATGAAAGTTTTCTTAACCTCCCAATCTATATAA
- a CDS encoding IS630 family transposase (programmed frameshift) produces the protein MTQALTEIESLMKKEKERRMFERYQAIVLYLKGKNAKEIAEIIGRTERTVYKYMRAYREAGVTGLQIHYSTGAPERLTKEQQEQLKATIVSSVPHEVGFESKYSWTLYLIGQYIKREFGPSYSLRGISKMAHRLGLSYTKPTYTLAAADEAKQQVFTEETFPALKKLMNEDIAHLLFEDESMIRDYQALQHTWFLKGKQRNIQTTGKHRGVKLLAVLDYTTGQILWKEDEQYNAETFLSFLQMVVEAYPKGKMVMVLDNARIHHAKLLQPFLEDHKERLELVFLPPYSPQLNLVEGLWKWLKSDVINNVFFHTVSEIRKKVAAFMQNIALDTQTIIDRLCLRLEDDQLTEYI, from the exons ATGACACAAGCGTTAACTGAAATTGAATCCTTAATGAAAAAAGAAAAAGAGCGACGAATGTTTGAGCGTTATCAAGCTATTGTTCTGTATTTGAAAGGGAAGAATGCAAAAGAAATCGCAGAGATCATAGGCAGAACGGAACGAACGGTCTATAAATATATGCGTGCGTACCGCGAAGCAGGTGTAACTGGACTGCAAATCCACTATTCAACAGGAGCGCCAGAGCGGCTGACCAAAGAACAACAGGAGCAACTGAAAGCGACGATCGTCTCCTCGGTTCCACACGAAGTAGGCTTTGAAAGTAAATACAGCTGGACGCTCTACCTTATTGGCCAATATATCAAGCGGGAGTTCGGTCCGTCCTATTCGCTTCGTGGCATTTCCAAAATGGCACACCGCCTTGGGCTCAGCTACACCAAACCCACGTATACGTTAGCTGCTGCGGATGAAGCCAAGCAACAGGTCTTTACAGAAGAGACGTTTCCTGCTTTGAAAAAA CTAATGAACGAAGACATTGCTCATTTACTCTTCGAAGACGAGTCCATGATCCGGGATTACCAAGCGCTTCAGCATACATGGTTTCTCAAAGGCAAGCAACGCAACATCCAGACCACAGGCAAACATCGCGGCGTCAAATTGTTGGCTGTACTGGATTATACGACGGGTCAAATTCTCTGGAAAGAAGATGAGCAGTATAACGCAGAGACATTTCTATCGTTTCTACAAATGGTGGTCGAAGCGTATCCCAAAGGAAAGATGGTTATGGTACTGGACAATGCTCGCATTCATCATGCGAAATTGCTTCAACCCTTTCTGGAAGATCACAAAGAGCGTCTTGAATTGGTTTTCTTACCACCGTATAGTCCGCAATTGAACCTGGTGGAGGGACTTTGGAAATGGCTGAAATCGGATGTTATTAACAACGTGTTTTTCCATACCGTCTCAGAGATCCGCAAAAAAGTTGCTGCGTTTATGCAAAACATAGCTCTCGATACTCAGACGATTATTGATCGTCTTTGTCTTCGTTTAGAAGACGATCAACTCACTGAATATATCTAG
- a CDS encoding OsmC family protein — protein MKVTTTWTGKRAFTSVGPSGYSVGMDATAAYGGDGQGATPMELLLAGLAGCIGIDITMIMDAFLGSISSIEIDAEGTRKEEMPKGFTAIDLIFKVNGDVPDYRIWKAIELGKEKYCAVSDSLKADIRYRLVLNGEEMTRG, from the coding sequence ATGAAGGTTACAACAACATGGACAGGCAAACGTGCATTTACATCTGTAGGGCCATCTGGCTACAGCGTTGGAATGGATGCGACCGCAGCATATGGCGGCGACGGGCAAGGAGCTACACCGATGGAGCTGCTGCTTGCAGGCCTCGCGGGCTGTATCGGCATCGATATTACGATGATTATGGATGCGTTCCTTGGTTCAATCAGCAGCATCGAGATAGATGCGGAAGGCACGCGCAAAGAGGAAATGCCGAAGGGCTTTACGGCCATTGATCTTATTTTCAAAGTGAATGGCGATGTGCCGGATTACCGGATTTGGAAAGCGATTGAGCTGGGCAAGGAAAAATATTGCGCTGTCTCGGATTCGCTGAAAGCGGACATTCGTTACCGGCTAGTGCTCAATGGGGAAGAAATGACGCGGGGATAA